In the Enterococcus saigonensis genome, one interval contains:
- a CDS encoding FMN-dependent NADH-azoreductase, with amino-acid sequence MSILLAVKGHPLDAKDSHAMQLLESFLTTYKESNPKDEIIIINPYAVDFPEIDGDITSGWHALMHDAQFSDLTPTQQTKLAAFNGLTEQFEKADKIVIANPLWNLSIPSRLKAWFDTICVAGKTFKYTAEGPVGLVTGKKALHIQASGGFYNGQDFAAQYTRQLLNFIGISDFSEVFAEGLDFDPTKVDEIMAKATNEVETAAKTF; translated from the coding sequence ATGTCTATTTTACTTGCTGTTAAAGGGCATCCCCTTGATGCCAAAGATTCTCATGCCATGCAATTATTAGAAAGCTTTTTAACTACGTATAAAGAAAGTAATCCAAAAGATGAAATCATCATAATCAATCCTTATGCCGTTGATTTTCCTGAAATTGATGGTGACATTACTTCTGGCTGGCACGCTTTAATGCACGATGCACAATTTAGCGATCTGACACCTACACAACAAACTAAATTGGCCGCTTTCAACGGCTTGACTGAACAGTTTGAAAAAGCTGATAAAATCGTGATAGCCAACCCATTGTGGAACTTAAGCATTCCAAGTCGTTTGAAAGCCTGGTTTGATACAATTTGCGTTGCCGGCAAAACATTTAAATATACAGCGGAAGGGCCAGTAGGCTTAGTGACCGGTAAAAAGGCATTGCATATTCAAGCAAGTGGCGGTTTTTATAATGGTCAAGACTTTGCTGCTCAATATACCCGCCAACTATTGAATTTTATTGGGATTAGTGACTTCAGTGAAGTTTTCGCTGAAGGCTTAGATTTTGATCCCACAAAAGTT